In Bacillus sp. DX3.1, the following proteins share a genomic window:
- a CDS encoding biotin--[acetyl-CoA-carboxylase] ligase has product MQSTMRKQLLQIFSEADGEFVSGQTISDKLGCSRTAVWKHMEDLRSEGYELEAVRRLGYRINSKPDKVTANEIQLGLQTEFIGRTVYFEESVESTQHIAARLAYEGAAEGTIVVAEEQLAGRGRLSRKWHSPKGTGIWMSIILRPTVPVHQAPQLTLLAAVSVAQAIEKCTGVNVGIKWPNDILIQGKKAVGILTEMQADPDKINAVIIGIGINVNQKQEHFADEIQHIATSLAIEVGKPIARAELMQHIFLQMEKLYQEYLKNGFSVIKLLWESYAVSIGKEITARTMKDAITGVAKGITADGVLMLEDHEGHIHHIHSADIEIK; this is encoded by the coding sequence ATGCAATCTACTATGAGAAAACAATTATTACAAATTTTTTCTGAAGCAGATGGCGAATTTGTATCCGGTCAAACAATTAGCGACAAGCTTGGCTGCTCAAGAACTGCAGTTTGGAAGCATATGGAGGATCTTAGAAGTGAGGGATATGAATTAGAAGCTGTTCGTCGCCTTGGATATCGAATTAATAGTAAACCGGATAAAGTAACAGCAAATGAAATTCAATTGGGCTTACAGACAGAATTTATCGGCAGAACCGTTTATTTTGAGGAATCAGTAGAGTCAACGCAGCATATTGCGGCACGGCTTGCATATGAAGGGGCAGCCGAAGGAACAATTGTTGTGGCTGAAGAACAATTGGCCGGTCGCGGTCGCTTAAGCCGAAAGTGGCATTCACCGAAAGGTACGGGAATTTGGATGAGCATTATTTTACGCCCAACAGTTCCGGTTCATCAAGCACCACAGCTTACTTTATTAGCAGCTGTTAGCGTTGCACAAGCAATTGAAAAATGTACAGGTGTGAATGTGGGCATTAAATGGCCAAATGATATTTTAATTCAAGGGAAAAAAGCTGTTGGCATATTAACAGAGATGCAAGCAGATCCAGATAAAATTAATGCTGTCATTATTGGAATTGGCATTAATGTAAATCAAAAACAGGAACATTTTGCTGATGAAATCCAACATATTGCGACTTCTTTAGCAATTGAAGTAGGAAAACCAATCGCTCGAGCAGAGCTTATGCAACATATCTTTTTACAAATGGAAAAGTTGTACCAAGAATATTTGAAAAATGGATTCTCTGTTATTAAACTTCTTTGGGAGAGTTATGCAGTGAGCATTGGAAAAGAAATTACGGCTCGTACGATGAAAGATGCAATTACCGGTGTTGCAAAAGGAATTACAGCGGATGGTGTACTCATGTTAGAAGATCATGAAGGGCATATTCATCATATTCATTCTGCAGATATAGAAATAAAGTAA
- the panB gene encoding 3-methyl-2-oxobutanoate hydroxymethyltransferase has product MKTRTDFLKMKEKGEPITMLTAYDYPSAKLAEEAEIDMILVGDSLGMVVLGYDSTIPVTVDDMIHHTKAVRRGAKETFIVTDMPFMSYHVSLQETMHNARRIVQESGAHAVKVEGADEVVSIIRFLTNAGIPVVAHLGLTPQSVGVLGGYKVQGKDAKSANRLLEDAKKCEEAGAIALVLECVPMQLAELVSQQLTIPTIGIGAGAKVDGQVLVYHDLISYGVTRVPKFVKQYTSVQEEIVRGISQYVTEVKTGQFPGKEHSFTMKEEECLALYGGKQ; this is encoded by the coding sequence TTGAAAACGAGAACAGATTTTTTGAAAATGAAAGAGAAAGGTGAGCCGATTACGATGCTTACTGCGTATGATTATCCATCTGCTAAGTTAGCGGAAGAAGCTGAAATCGATATGATTTTAGTAGGGGATTCACTCGGAATGGTTGTACTTGGGTATGATTCTACAATTCCGGTAACGGTAGATGATATGATCCACCATACGAAAGCAGTGCGCCGCGGAGCGAAGGAAACTTTTATTGTAACAGATATGCCGTTTATGTCTTATCACGTATCTCTGCAAGAAACGATGCATAATGCTCGTCGCATTGTGCAAGAGAGCGGAGCACATGCAGTGAAAGTAGAAGGTGCTGATGAGGTAGTATCTATTATTCGTTTCTTAACGAATGCAGGAATTCCAGTTGTGGCTCATCTTGGTTTAACACCACAATCTGTTGGTGTACTAGGTGGCTATAAAGTGCAAGGAAAAGATGCTAAAAGCGCGAACAGATTGTTAGAAGATGCAAAAAAATGCGAAGAGGCTGGAGCGATTGCTCTTGTATTAGAATGTGTGCCAATGCAACTAGCTGAGCTTGTATCACAGCAACTAACGATTCCGACAATCGGCATAGGTGCTGGAGCGAAAGTAGATGGTCAAGTGCTTGTTTATCATGATCTCATTTCGTATGGGGTAACGCGTGTTCCGAAATTTGTGAAGCAATATACGTCTGTCCAAGAAGAAATTGTACGTGGAATCTCACAATATGTGACTGAAGTGAAAACGGGACAATTTCCAGGGAAAGAACATTCGTTCACAATGAAAGAGGAAGAATGCTTAGCGTTATACGGAGGGAAACAGTGA
- the panC gene encoding pantoate--beta-alanine ligase, giving the protein MRIITTVQEMQQIAGEIRARGKQIGFVPTMGYLHEGHGALLRQARQENEIVILSVFVNPLQFGPNEDLDRYPRDIGRDEKIAVETGADYLFYPSVEEMYPAEQTTKIEVVKRTDVLCGKQRPVHFAGVATVLMKLFNVTMPNRAYFGMKDAQQVAVIEGFVSDFNIPTTIVPVDIVREEDGLARSSRNVYLSERERQEAPYLYHSLCMAKERIEAGERNPRMITSLVKEYIEVNTQGIVDYVDVYAYPNLTGIETIQGRIIIAIAVKFENARLIDNITLTVE; this is encoded by the coding sequence ATGAGAATTATTACAACAGTGCAAGAGATGCAGCAAATTGCTGGAGAGATTCGTGCGAGAGGTAAACAAATTGGATTTGTTCCAACGATGGGTTATTTACATGAAGGGCATGGGGCCTTATTACGTCAAGCAAGACAAGAGAATGAAATTGTTATTTTAAGTGTATTTGTGAATCCATTGCAATTTGGACCGAATGAAGATTTAGATCGTTATCCGCGTGATATTGGGCGAGATGAGAAGATAGCGGTAGAAACAGGCGCTGACTACTTATTTTATCCGAGCGTAGAGGAAATGTATCCCGCAGAGCAAACAACAAAAATTGAAGTTGTGAAGCGGACAGATGTATTATGCGGAAAGCAGCGTCCAGTCCATTTTGCTGGTGTTGCGACAGTATTAATGAAGCTTTTTAATGTAACAATGCCAAACCGCGCTTATTTCGGTATGAAAGATGCCCAGCAAGTTGCCGTAATTGAAGGATTCGTGAGTGATTTTAATATTCCGACTACGATTGTACCTGTCGATATTGTCCGAGAAGAGGATGGATTAGCAAGAAGTTCTCGTAATGTGTATTTATCAGAAAGAGAACGTCAAGAAGCGCCTTATTTATACCATAGTTTATGTATGGCAAAAGAACGTATTGAAGCAGGGGAACGTAATCCAAGAATGATTACAAGTCTTGTGAAAGAATATATCGAAGTAAATACGCAAGGTATCGTCGATTATGTAGATGTATATGCGTATCCAAACTTGACGGGAATTGAGACAATCCAAGGACGCATCATTATTGCGATTGCAGTGAAGTTTGAAAATGCACGATTAATTGACAATATTACATTAACGGTTGAATAA
- the panD gene encoding aspartate 1-decarboxylase: MFRTMMRAKLHRATVTEANLNYVGSITIDEDLMDAVEIVENEKVQIVNNNNGARLETYVIKGERGSGVVCLNGAAARLVQPGDKVIIICYGLVAAEEVCKQVPKIAVLDDNNQIIEMLGAEKAGTIL; this comes from the coding sequence ATGTTTCGCACAATGATGAGAGCGAAGTTACACCGCGCGACTGTAACGGAAGCAAATTTAAATTATGTAGGTAGTATTACAATTGATGAAGATTTAATGGATGCAGTAGAAATTGTAGAAAATGAAAAAGTACAAATTGTTAATAATAATAATGGAGCTCGTTTAGAGACATATGTTATTAAAGGAGAGCGTGGTAGTGGTGTTGTTTGTTTAAACGGTGCAGCGGCCAGACTGGTTCAACCAGGTGATAAAGTTATTATTATTTGCTACGGTCTTGTAGCAGCAGAAGAGGTATGCAAGCAAGTACCGAAAATTGCAGTGTTAGATGATAATAATCAGATTATTGAAATGTTGGGTGCTGAAAAAGCTGGTACGATTTTATAA
- the dinG gene encoding ATP-dependent DNA helicase DinG: MNKRYVVVDLETTGNSWKDGKDKITQIAAVVVEDGEILEIFSSFVNPKREIPPFITELTGIDEDLVKQAPLFRDVAPMIVELLQGAYFVAHNVHFDWNFLKDELKQAGYPEVNCPKIDTVELAQVILPTADSYKLRDLAKKYELEHDQPHRADSDALVTAELFLQFLDKLKQFPLVTLQSLYELSDVFQSNIGDIISENILKKMMHGKEDVKKYDIHRNLALRKRNYTLAMGDDCSSKFDAFLHKAMEQLAQTMSSFEKREGQQQMMTEVYTALRDSRFSLIEAGTGTGKTLAYLLPSVYYAKKTEKPIVISTQTVQLQQQMLENEIPLLRNILPFPFEVALLKGRKHYLCLHKFEHALQEEERNYDVAITKAKILVWLLQTESGDRDELNIPEGGKLLWERICSDVYSPGGMQSNWFSRCFYQRAKNKALFADIVITNHSLLFQDFVSEEPLLASCEHIIFDEAHHLEETASRTLGEQFSCMYFQLVLSRLGTLETDDVLAKVYEMMKKSQYASRSTFRMLSHRLKEIKFDADELFQMIRTFIFQQTKQEQGASNMPLVYRYDAKQERGKLWSSIVELTNRFVYELRKLLTLLEKQADVLQNQMEWEMHIVTGEFMHLIELLRKMADSLQLLILEQTSYVTWMETETKGTIHSTVLYAQPVHIAEKFADEFLTGKQSVIFTSATLTVNNTFDYIKEELGLHDFAPDTFTVPSPFHYEKQVKLMVSTDVPLIKQVSEKEYVNEMSQHIMKIAKSTNGRMLVLFTSYEMLKETYANLKQEDELEDFLLLTQSVHNRSRSRLVRKFQEFEKAILLGTSSFWEGIDIPGDALSCLVIVRLPFTPPSQPMMQAKSEWMKEKGEDVFTKLALPQAILRFKQGFGRLIRTTTDTGTVFVLDRRLTTAFYGKRFLQSIPNVPLYEGPLEELLQKLE, translated from the coding sequence ATGAATAAGCGTTATGTCGTTGTTGATTTGGAAACGACAGGGAACTCCTGGAAAGATGGGAAGGACAAAATTACACAAATTGCAGCTGTTGTAGTGGAAGATGGAGAAATCTTGGAAATTTTTTCGTCTTTTGTCAACCCAAAGAGAGAGATTCCCCCATTTATTACAGAACTAACAGGGATCGATGAAGATCTCGTGAAACAAGCCCCGCTATTTCGCGATGTAGCGCCGATGATTGTTGAACTATTACAAGGTGCTTATTTTGTTGCACATAACGTTCACTTTGATTGGAATTTTCTAAAAGACGAATTAAAGCAGGCTGGATATCCAGAAGTAAACTGCCCTAAAATTGATACAGTTGAACTGGCACAAGTTATTTTGCCAACCGCTGATAGCTATAAATTACGTGATTTAGCAAAAAAATATGAATTGGAACATGATCAACCACATCGTGCAGATAGTGATGCTCTTGTTACAGCGGAATTATTTTTACAATTTCTAGACAAATTAAAGCAGTTCCCGCTTGTTACATTGCAATCCTTGTATGAACTAAGTGATGTGTTTCAAAGTAATATAGGCGATATTATTTCAGAGAATATTTTAAAGAAAATGATGCATGGCAAAGAAGATGTAAAGAAATACGATATACACCGAAATCTTGCACTTCGAAAACGAAATTACACATTAGCAATGGGAGACGATTGTTCATCTAAATTTGATGCCTTTCTACATAAAGCGATGGAGCAGCTTGCGCAAACGATGTCATCGTTTGAAAAAAGAGAAGGACAGCAGCAAATGATGACGGAAGTATATACGGCGTTAAGAGACTCTCGTTTTTCTTTAATTGAAGCGGGAACAGGTACAGGAAAGACGCTTGCCTATTTACTACCAAGCGTGTATTATGCGAAGAAAACAGAAAAACCTATCGTAATTAGTACACAAACTGTACAGCTTCAACAACAAATGCTTGAAAATGAAATTCCTTTATTACGAAACATATTGCCGTTTCCGTTTGAAGTGGCTCTCTTAAAAGGTAGAAAGCATTATCTTTGTTTACATAAATTTGAACATGCACTGCAAGAAGAAGAGAGGAATTATGATGTTGCGATCACGAAAGCAAAAATTTTAGTATGGCTGCTTCAAACAGAATCGGGTGATCGAGATGAGCTCAATATTCCAGAAGGTGGAAAGTTACTATGGGAGCGTATTTGTAGTGACGTATACAGTCCAGGTGGAATGCAGAGTAATTGGTTTAGCCGCTGTTTTTATCAACGTGCAAAAAATAAAGCATTATTTGCAGATATTGTGATTACAAATCATTCTTTATTATTTCAAGACTTTGTTAGTGAAGAGCCACTCTTGGCATCGTGCGAACATATTATTTTTGATGAGGCACATCATCTTGAAGAAACAGCAAGCAGAACACTTGGTGAACAGTTTTCATGCATGTATTTTCAACTTGTTTTATCACGTCTAGGTACGTTAGAAACAGATGATGTGTTGGCGAAAGTGTATGAGATGATGAAAAAATCACAATATGCATCACGTTCAACTTTTCGAATGCTGAGCCATAGGCTGAAAGAAATTAAATTTGATGCCGATGAATTATTTCAAATGATACGTACATTTATATTCCAACAAACAAAGCAAGAACAAGGAGCGAGCAATATGCCGCTCGTTTATCGATACGATGCGAAACAAGAAAGAGGAAAGCTATGGAGTAGCATTGTTGAGCTAACCAATCGCTTTGTATACGAATTAAGAAAATTACTTACTTTGTTAGAGAAACAAGCTGATGTACTGCAAAATCAAATGGAGTGGGAGATGCATATTGTTACAGGAGAGTTTATGCATCTGATTGAGTTGTTAAGGAAAATGGCTGATTCGCTTCAGTTGCTTATTTTAGAACAAACATCTTATGTAACATGGATGGAGACGGAAACGAAAGGTACGATTCATTCAACCGTATTATATGCGCAGCCCGTCCATATAGCAGAAAAGTTTGCCGATGAGTTTCTAACAGGGAAACAAAGTGTAATCTTCACGTCAGCGACGTTAACTGTAAATAATACATTCGACTATATAAAAGAAGAACTAGGACTACATGACTTCGCACCAGATACATTCACAGTGCCGTCGCCATTTCATTATGAGAAGCAAGTAAAATTAATGGTTTCAACTGACGTTCCTCTTATTAAGCAAGTAAGTGAGAAAGAGTATGTAAACGAAATGTCGCAGCATATTATGAAAATTGCGAAATCTACAAATGGGAGAATGCTTGTTTTATTTACATCGTATGAAATGTTAAAAGAAACATATGCAAATTTAAAACAAGAAGATGAATTAGAAGATTTTTTATTGCTTACACAAAGTGTTCATAATCGTAGTCGCAGCCGCTTAGTTAGGAAATTTCAAGAGTTTGAAAAGGCAATTCTTTTAGGAACAAGTAGTTTTTGGGAAGGGATTGATATTCCAGGTGATGCGTTAAGTTGTCTCGTTATTGTTCGATTGCCGTTTACACCTCCTAGTCAGCCGATGATGCAAGCGAAAAGTGAATGGATGAAAGAAAAAGGAGAAGATGTATTTACAAAGCTTGCACTTCCGCAAGCAATCCTTCGCTTTAAACAGGGATTTGGCCGATTGATTCGTACAACGACGGATACAGGAACAGTATTTGTGTTAGACCGTCGTTTAACCACAGCCTTTTATGGAAAACGATTTCTTCAGTCTATTCCTAATGTTCCTCTTTATGAGGGACCATTAGAAGAGCTTTTGCAGAAATTAGAATAG
- a CDS encoding YpmA family protein: protein MEKKIEVLSTTRIKYTSDLYKIVDSLNRTLKEQDLMFGLALDENEKETAVFTIYRT, encoded by the coding sequence ATGGAGAAGAAAATCGAAGTGCTATCAACAACGCGTATTAAATATACGTCCGATTTGTATAAAATTGTTGATAGTTTAAATCGCACTTTAAAAGAGCAGGACCTCATGTTCGGGTTGGCATTAGACGAAAACGAAAAAGAAACAGCAGTATTTACGATATACAGAACGTAG
- a CDS encoding DUF5590 domain-containing protein has protein sequence MKKWIFAIIIVIVAIGLYGVHIYNTTMEKKIPKESKTIEMAKEKAKLTKVEKVDYYNGKSSYAVVQGVDEKGEQTIVWVPEKKGNVLVRKKSEGISEKKAIQIVASERKPKEFVKVKLGAENDVPLWEITYIDQEGRYTYYYLEFQDGKYAGYYSIEK, from the coding sequence ATGAAAAAGTGGATCTTTGCCATCATTATCGTTATCGTTGCAATTGGGTTATATGGGGTGCATATTTATAATACGACGATGGAGAAAAAAATTCCAAAAGAGTCGAAAACTATTGAGATGGCAAAGGAAAAAGCCAAGCTCACAAAAGTAGAAAAAGTCGACTACTATAACGGAAAATCTTCATATGCAGTCGTACAAGGTGTGGATGAAAAAGGAGAACAAACAATCGTTTGGGTACCTGAGAAAAAAGGAAATGTCCTAGTGCGGAAAAAAAGCGAAGGAATTTCCGAAAAGAAAGCAATACAAATTGTGGCTAGTGAACGCAAGCCAAAAGAATTTGTAAAGGTTAAATTAGGTGCTGAAAACGATGTTCCATTGTGGGAAATTACATATATTGATCAAGAAGGTCGTTATACGTATTATTATCTAGAATTTCAAGATGGGAAATATGCTGGTTATTACAGCATTGAAAAATAG
- a CDS encoding pyridoxal phosphate-dependent aminotransferase: protein MKLAKRVAALTPSSTLEITAKAQALKAEGHDVIGLGAGEPDFNTPEHIMNAAHQAMLEGHTKYTPTGGLVTLKQEIAKKFTRDQGLAYDSSEIIVCNGAKHALYTLFQVLLDEGDEVIIPTPYWVSYPEQVKLAGGEPVYVEGLEDNQYKITPEQLRGAITEKTKAVIINSPSNPTGMIYSKEELQQLGEVCLEHDILIVSDEIYEKLVYGETEYTSIAQLSNALKEQTIIINGVSKSHSMTGWRIGYAAGNKQLIKAMTNLASHSTSNPTSIAQYGAIAAYAGSQEPVEMMRQAFEERLNIIYDKLIQIPGFTCIKPQGAFYLFPNVKEAVTLAGYDTVDEWAKALLEEEKVALVPGTGFGAPNNVRLSYATSLEQLEKALERINAFMNDKVQA from the coding sequence ATGAAATTAGCAAAGCGAGTAGCTGCTTTAACACCGTCTTCAACTTTAGAAATTACAGCAAAGGCCCAAGCATTAAAAGCAGAAGGCCATGACGTAATCGGACTAGGAGCCGGAGAACCGGACTTTAATACGCCGGAGCATATTATGAATGCCGCACATCAAGCGATGTTAGAAGGGCATACAAAATATACGCCAACAGGCGGATTAGTGACGCTAAAACAAGAAATTGCGAAAAAGTTTACTCGTGATCAAGGGTTAGCGTACGACTCTAGTGAAATTATTGTATGTAATGGAGCAAAACATGCTTTATATACATTGTTTCAAGTGTTACTTGACGAAGGAGACGAAGTTATCATTCCAACTCCTTATTGGGTAAGTTATCCTGAACAAGTGAAGCTTGCTGGTGGTGAGCCTGTATATGTAGAAGGCTTAGAAGACAATCAATACAAAATTACACCAGAGCAGCTACGCGGGGCAATTACGGAGAAAACGAAAGCTGTTATTATTAATTCGCCGAGCAATCCAACAGGAATGATCTACAGCAAAGAAGAATTACAACAGCTTGGAGAAGTATGTTTAGAACACGACATTTTAATCGTTTCTGATGAAATCTATGAGAAATTGGTTTATGGCGAAACCGAGTATACATCCATTGCTCAGCTTTCTAATGCATTAAAAGAACAGACAATTATTATTAACGGTGTATCTAAATCGCATTCTATGACAGGATGGCGCATTGGCTATGCAGCAGGTAATAAACAGCTTATTAAAGCGATGACGAACTTAGCAAGTCATAGTACATCAAACCCAACTTCAATTGCACAATACGGAGCAATTGCTGCATATGCCGGTTCACAAGAACCTGTCGAAATGATGCGTCAAGCGTTTGAAGAGCGATTAAATATCATCTATGATAAACTGATTCAAATCCCAGGTTTCACTTGTATTAAACCACAAGGGGCATTTTATCTGTTCCCGAACGTAAAAGAAGCTGTTACATTAGCTGGTTACGATACAGTTGATGAATGGGCAAAAGCGTTACTAGAAGAAGAAAAAGTGGCGCTTGTGCCAGGAACAGGATTTGGTGCGCCAAACAATGTTCGCTTATCTTATGCAACATCTCTTGAGCAATTAGAGAAAGCATTAGAGCGAATTAATGCGTTTATGAACGATAAAGTGCAAGCTTAA
- the dnaD gene encoding DNA replication protein DnaD gives MKKKMMLQWFEQGSIAIPKLLMMHYKKLGLNEIEFMVVLHVHTFLEAGNSFPTPAEIAERMTITEMKSMEIIQVLIQKGFLALEGGQKSEAGICESYSLQPLWEKILHFLMNESIEEEQKEQKELQVNLYTIFEHEFGRPLSPFECETLAMWQDQDQHHPNLIQAALREAVMSGKLNFRYIDRILFEWKKNGIKTVDQAQDQGRKFRANQQRTQQVSKQETKYTGKVPFYNWLEQ, from the coding sequence ATGAAGAAGAAAATGATGCTACAATGGTTTGAGCAGGGAAGTATTGCTATTCCAAAGTTGCTTATGATGCATTATAAAAAACTTGGTTTAAATGAGATAGAGTTTATGGTAGTGCTCCATGTGCATACTTTTTTAGAAGCTGGGAATTCTTTTCCAACTCCAGCGGAAATTGCGGAGCGTATGACAATTACAGAAATGAAGAGTATGGAAATCATTCAAGTATTAATTCAAAAAGGATTTTTAGCACTAGAAGGCGGTCAGAAATCCGAAGCTGGTATATGTGAGAGTTATTCTTTACAGCCGCTTTGGGAAAAAATATTACATTTTTTAATGAATGAAAGCATTGAGGAAGAACAAAAAGAACAAAAGGAACTACAAGTAAATTTATATACAATTTTTGAACATGAATTTGGCAGACCGCTATCTCCGTTTGAGTGTGAGACGTTAGCAATGTGGCAAGATCAAGATCAACATCATCCCAATCTAATCCAAGCAGCTCTTCGTGAAGCGGTGATGAGTGGGAAACTTAACTTTCGGTATATTGATCGAATCTTGTTTGAATGGAAAAAGAATGGAATTAAGACTGTTGATCAAGCGCAAGATCAAGGACGGAAATTTAGAGCAAATCAACAGCGAACACAGCAAGTATCGAAACAAGAGACAAAATATACAGGGAAAGTCCCTTTTTATAATTGGTTAGAGCAGTAA
- the nth gene encoding endonuclease III, which translates to MLNKTQIRHCLDTMAEMYPEAHCELNHENPFELVIAVALSAQCTDVLVNKVTKSLFQKYKTPEDYLSVSLEELQQDIRSIGLYRNKAKNIQKLCRMLLDDYDGEVPQDRDELINLPGVGRKTANVVVSVAFGIPAIAVDTHVERVSKRLAICRWKDSVSEVEKTLMKKVPMEEWGVTHHRMIFFGRYHCKAQRPQCEECRLLEVCREGKKRMKGK; encoded by the coding sequence ATGTTAAATAAGACACAAATTCGTCATTGCTTAGATACAATGGCAGAGATGTATCCGGAAGCACATTGTGAATTAAATCATGAAAATCCATTTGAACTTGTCATTGCCGTAGCCTTATCTGCACAATGTACAGATGTACTTGTAAATAAGGTAACGAAGAGTTTATTTCAAAAATATAAGACGCCTGAAGATTATTTAAGCGTTTCGTTAGAAGAATTGCAGCAGGATATCCGTTCAATCGGATTGTACCGAAATAAAGCAAAAAATATTCAAAAGCTATGTCGGATGCTACTTGATGATTATGATGGAGAGGTACCACAAGATAGAGATGAATTAATAAATCTACCAGGTGTCGGCAGAAAAACGGCAAATGTAGTTGTTTCCGTAGCATTTGGCATCCCAGCTATCGCTGTTGATACACATGTGGAACGGGTGAGCAAGCGTCTTGCAATTTGTCGCTGGAAAGATTCTGTATCAGAAGTAGAGAAAACATTAATGAAGAAAGTACCAATGGAAGAGTGGGGTGTTACGCATCACCGTATGATTTTCTTTGGTCGTTATCATTGCAAAGCGCAGCGTCCGCAATGTGAAGAGTGTCGGTTATTAGAAGTATGTCGTGAAGGCAAGAAGCGGATGAAGGGGAAATGA
- a CDS encoding YpoC family protein: protein MKQVLQIPDEFQCIPFFESDVKKIEYDTDQSFVELLESTYFLFDIEKQYKPWSEIETSIPAVLDVWKAKKEDISILFRNRKRKEAKEPMIQFAAHLVSILHWLNGQLVPGMKEIEKEIEKLKIKPVNFRERYLFITAQPDHYHSFIQITQLYEEIEKLYVKALLIKKKSPSR from the coding sequence ATGAAACAAGTATTACAAATACCAGATGAATTTCAATGTATTCCTTTTTTTGAAAGTGATGTAAAGAAGATAGAATATGATACAGATCAATCTTTTGTAGAGTTGTTAGAAAGTACTTATTTTTTATTTGATATAGAGAAGCAATATAAGCCGTGGAGTGAAATAGAAACGAGTATTCCGGCGGTGTTAGATGTGTGGAAAGCGAAGAAAGAGGATATTTCTATACTTTTTCGAAATCGAAAGCGGAAAGAAGCAAAAGAACCGATGATTCAGTTTGCTGCACATTTAGTATCAATTCTGCACTGGTTGAATGGACAGCTAGTACCAGGAATGAAAGAGATTGAGAAAGAAATTGAAAAGTTAAAGATAAAGCCTGTTAATTTTAGGGAACGCTATTTATTTATTACAGCGCAACCAGATCATTATCATTCCTTTATTCAAATTACGCAGTTGTATGAAGAAATTGAAAAGCTCTATGTAAAAGCATTACTAATAAAAAAGAAGTCACCGTCTCGCTAG